CAGAATTTGACGGTCAAGGGAAACATCAACACAACTATGGCCGCAATCAAAAAGACGCCCCCCCTGGGCAGCATGATTAAATCCATATGCCTGGCATCGGATTATACGAGAAAACATGCAGCATCCCGGCAAATCAGAATAAACAAGAATCATCTGGAGGTCACTCCCTCGGGCTTCACAGGCATTGGTCTGGCTGTCAGCCGCCAGGGGTATGAGTTTCTGAGCCGGGACAAGCTTCTCACAGCAGCCTCTGTCACGGCGACACTGGGAAAAGATGGAAATTTTGAAGTATATCTGGGTACGGTTCCTGCCGCACCGGGTATGATCGCCCTCTGGAAAAAAAACATTTCCAGTCATCTGAGCATAGATGAGGAGCATATATTCCTGGTCTCCGACCGGCCGGATGAACATAGCTTCAATGGCCCGTCCTGCCTGTCCTGGAATGCCATTGTCTTTACAAGACTGATCAATCAATGTTGCTCCATCATCCAGAAGAAACGATTTCGTGAAGGATTACCCATATCAGAAACCAGGTCATACAGACGAAGAACCAGCGCCGAATGGGATGAAGTGAATATGATGGGCACCCCATTTTCAGCACCCTCCTGGTGTACAGCAGTCGTAGAGGTCTCTCTTTTTACAGCCACAAAAGAAATTTCCATACCACGGATATGGCTGTCCCTTCATTGCGGTACGATTCTGGATCCCTCGTCGGCCCGTTCCTTCATCGAAGCAGAAGTCCGGTATGCTCTGACACAATGCATGGATAAGCAGGGTATCAAACCGACGATATTTCCGGAACTGCATATCAATTTTGAAGACGACAGCAAGGATTCAGTACCGGGAGGACTGGAAGGGCTTGTTCTGGGGGCAGTTCCTCCAGCCTTTGTTCAGGCCTTATCCCAGGCCGCCGGGCGGAGCATAACCAAACTGCCGGTTAATTCAGCATCTCTGCTGCAGGGAGGTCCTTGATGCTTATAGAATTTTCACTCAATGCCAAAAATGTCAGTCTTGATATCCCCGCCTATTACAGACTCTCGGATGTTCTCAGAGATAAGTTTCAGCTCAAAGGACTGAGGAATGCCTGCGAAAAAGGCTACTGCGGCCTGTGCACGGTTGTACTGGATGAAAAACTGGTATACTCCTGCCTCATACCCGTTTTTCAGGTGCGCGGCAGAAATGTAATGACCATCGAAGGCTACGCCGAAACGGAAGATTTTGAAGATGTATACCAGGGGTTCAAGCAATCAGGTGTACACCTCTGTGATTACTGTGCTCCCACAAGAACCCTCACTACTGGGATTCTCCTGAACCAGTATACCAGACCGGATGAAACACAGCTTCAGGAGATAATAACCACAGTCAATTGCAGCTGTACTCCTTATGAGACACTGAAAAAAGGAATTATTATGTCCTCCAGGCTGAGACAAAGGAGGCTGAAATGATGGAAAACAGGCCCTTCCATGTCCATGTCCCCTCCAATATGACAGAGTTGCTCAACCTGTATAACAAGGCCCCATCCTC
This portion of the Oceanispirochaeta sp. genome encodes:
- a CDS encoding (2Fe-2S)-binding protein, with the protein product MLIEFSLNAKNVSLDIPAYYRLSDVLRDKFQLKGLRNACEKGYCGLCTVVLDEKLVYSCLIPVFQVRGRNVMTIEGYAETEDFEDVYQGFKQSGVHLCDYCAPTRTLTTGILLNQYTRPDETQLQEIITTVNCSCTPYETLKKGIIMSSRLRQRRLK